One segment of Salvia splendens isolate huo1 chromosome 20, SspV2, whole genome shotgun sequence DNA contains the following:
- the LOC121782214 gene encoding uncharacterized protein LOC121782214 isoform X3 produces the protein MQVLKDTPVEIRSSDYFKMMWDMMRRAFGIADTTIEQNTNPVGTLTQSMSQEECHGSQWSETLDALLKGAQELLDKRHEFPSFSLGMGFTQDLYARADVGGGNGGLGAVNEVLIHEKHKTDDVVIDAMECNMEPDMTVGNNGAEVIAKGVANHTPSTMAGGVHTIPKVNKSDDISLDESWCHEKGTSVEIANAIKLTNSIVQDIARELEHDHTDSIICSEHQQALIVEKGKEKAHGPTLEVSEYQDRHQTTDKIAIEAPPISEELVRGVQKRATKRKGPALCSPYNERAVPITIKLSSEERDMYYWLVWTQGENDNMEVYFDDIVLLTKIQMLSMKPHSHVFEKVVDAWSSYLNNMEFYRAPSSPSRVFMTTFPCLHSFLNHTRDWDRTAGFHDFCQSVDSHVQNLTHFNWNVIDMVLFPMYSRRHYYLISFGLKTGKMDIIDSCPPSNGLKDRSKYGDDIELLQYFFSSYLEGKKHKMLAKIIKGCEIRIINMLWQGTGGKDDDAIFLMRHMETYMGQKVKDWHMGLANISMKNLQNMRGKYCKALLTTDFNYHSVDIKDCVKKYFKDNKEKRTKIVKFKADLMCKKPKRKLI, from the exons ATGCAAGTACTGAAGGATACTCCTGTAGAAATACGAAGTTCAGACTATTTCAAAATGATGTGGGACATGATGAGGAGGGCATTCGGTATAGCTGATACCACAATTGAACAAAACACAAATCCAGTGGGCACCCTCACACAATCAATGTCACAGGAAGAGTGTCATGGTAGTCAATGGTCCGAGACATTGGATGCGCTCTTGAAGGGGGCTCAGGAGTTGTTAGACAAAAGACATGAGTTCCCAAGTTTTAGTTTGGGCATGGGGTTCACACAA GATTTATATGCCAGAGCTGACGTTGGTGGTGGCAATGGAGGCCTCGGGGCTGTAAACGAAGTTCTTATTCATGAGAAAcacaaaactgatgacgtggtaATAGATGCAATG GAATGTAATATGGAACCGGATATGACTGTTGGGAACAATGGTGCTGAGGTCATCGCAAAAGGTGTTGCAAATCATACTCCAAGTACAATGGCTGGTGGTGTGCATACTATACCAAAAGTGAATAAATCGGACGACATAAGCTTG GACGAGTCTTGGTGTCATGAGAAGGGAACAAGTGTTGAGATTGCCAACGCAATTAAATTGACAAATTCAATTGTCCAGGACATAGCAAGAGAG CTCGAGCACGACCACACAGACTCGATTATATGTTCGGAACATCAACAGGCTTTGATTGTCGAGAAAGGGAAAGAAAAGGCACATGGACCAACTTTGGAAGTATCAGAATATCAAGATAGACACCAGACAACAGACAAGATTGCAATTGAG GCGCCTCCAATATCTGAAGAGCTGGTGCGAGGGGTTCAGAAGCGTGCTACGAAGCGTAAGGGTCCAGCTTTGTGCTCACCTTACAATGAAAGGGCTGTACCGATTACGATAAAACTGAGTAGCGAAGAAAGAGACATGTACTACTGGTTGGTGTGGACTCAAGGAGAAAATGA CAACATGGAGGTTTACTTCGACGACATCGTCCTACTAACAAAGATACAGATGCTCTCAATGAAACCTCATAGCCATGTTTTTGAGAAGGTGGTTGACGCCTGGTCGTCATACTTGAATAACATGGAATTTTATCGAGCACCGTCGTCACCGTCACGGGTGTTCATGACCACTTTCCCATGT TTGCACAGTTTCCTGAATCATACTCGCGATTGGGATCGTACTGCTGGATTTCATGATTTCTGCCAAAGTGTTGATTCTCATGTCCAGAATCTCACACATTTCAATTGGAATGTGATCGATATG GTGCTTTTTCCTATGTACTCCAGACGACATTATTACCTTATTAGTTTTGGACTGAAGACTGGAAAAATGGACATAATTGACAGCTGCCCCCCATCCAATGGATTGAAAGATCGTAGCAAGTATGGTGACGACATTGAGTTACTG caatatttttttagttcatATCTTGAGGGTAAGAAACATAAAATGCTAGCAAAAATAATCAAAGGGTGCGAAATTCGGATCATAAATATGCTGTGGCAAGGTACCGGAGGCAAGGATGATGATGCTATATTCTTAATGCGGCACATGGAAACATATATGGGCCAAAAGGTGAAGGATTGGCATATGGGGCTTGCAAACATATCTATGAAGAATCTGCAGAATATGCGCGGTAAATACTGCAAGGCTTTGCTGACGACAGACTTCAATTACCATTCTGTTGACATTAAGGATTGTGTGAAGAAATATTTCAAGGATAATAAAGAGAAGAGGACCAAGATAGTTAAGTTTAAGGCAGATTTGATGTGCAAGAAGCCTAAGCGAAAgttgatttaa
- the LOC121782214 gene encoding uncharacterized protein LOC121782214 isoform X2 codes for MQVLKDTPVEIRSSDYFKMMWDMMRRAFGIADTTIEQNTNPVGTLTQSMSQEECHGSQWSETLDALLKGAQELLDKRHEFPSFSLGMGFTQDLYARADVGGGNGGLGAVNEVLIHEKHKTDDVVIDAMGGWSDIDIEEHHLLVASLADYECNMEPDMTVGNNGAEVIAKGVANHTPSTMAGGVHTIPKVNKSDDISLDESWCHEKGTSVEIANAIKLTNSIVQDIAREALIVEKGKEKAHGPTLEVSEYQDRHQTTDKIAIEAPPISEELVRGVQKRATKRKGPALCSPYNERAVPITIKLSSEERDMYYWLVWTQGENDNMEVYFDDIVLLTKIQMLSMKPHSHVFEKVVDAWSSYLNNMEFYRAPSSPSRVFMTTFPCLHSFLNHTRDWDRTAGFHDFCQSVDSHVQNLTHFNWNVIDMVLFPMYSRRHYYLISFGLKTGKMDIIDSCPPSNGLKDRSKYGDDIELLQYFFSSYLEGKKHKMLAKIIKGCEIRIINMLWQGTGGKDDDAIFLMRHMETYMGQKVKDWHMGLANISMKNLQNMRGKYCKALLTTDFNYHSVDIKDCVKKYFKDNKEKRTKIVKFKADLMCKKPKRKLI; via the exons ATGCAAGTACTGAAGGATACTCCTGTAGAAATACGAAGTTCAGACTATTTCAAAATGATGTGGGACATGATGAGGAGGGCATTCGGTATAGCTGATACCACAATTGAACAAAACACAAATCCAGTGGGCACCCTCACACAATCAATGTCACAGGAAGAGTGTCATGGTAGTCAATGGTCCGAGACATTGGATGCGCTCTTGAAGGGGGCTCAGGAGTTGTTAGACAAAAGACATGAGTTCCCAAGTTTTAGTTTGGGCATGGGGTTCACACAA GATTTATATGCCAGAGCTGACGTTGGTGGTGGCAATGGAGGCCTCGGGGCTGTAAACGAAGTTCTTATTCATGAGAAAcacaaaactgatgacgtggtaATAGATGCAATG GGGGGATGGTCTGACATTGACATTGAAGAGCATCACCTACTTGTTGCAAGCCTAGCTGACTAT GAATGTAATATGGAACCGGATATGACTGTTGGGAACAATGGTGCTGAGGTCATCGCAAAAGGTGTTGCAAATCATACTCCAAGTACAATGGCTGGTGGTGTGCATACTATACCAAAAGTGAATAAATCGGACGACATAAGCTTG GACGAGTCTTGGTGTCATGAGAAGGGAACAAGTGTTGAGATTGCCAACGCAATTAAATTGACAAATTCAATTGTCCAGGACATAGCAAGAGAG GCTTTGATTGTCGAGAAAGGGAAAGAAAAGGCACATGGACCAACTTTGGAAGTATCAGAATATCAAGATAGACACCAGACAACAGACAAGATTGCAATTGAG GCGCCTCCAATATCTGAAGAGCTGGTGCGAGGGGTTCAGAAGCGTGCTACGAAGCGTAAGGGTCCAGCTTTGTGCTCACCTTACAATGAAAGGGCTGTACCGATTACGATAAAACTGAGTAGCGAAGAAAGAGACATGTACTACTGGTTGGTGTGGACTCAAGGAGAAAATGA CAACATGGAGGTTTACTTCGACGACATCGTCCTACTAACAAAGATACAGATGCTCTCAATGAAACCTCATAGCCATGTTTTTGAGAAGGTGGTTGACGCCTGGTCGTCATACTTGAATAACATGGAATTTTATCGAGCACCGTCGTCACCGTCACGGGTGTTCATGACCACTTTCCCATGT TTGCACAGTTTCCTGAATCATACTCGCGATTGGGATCGTACTGCTGGATTTCATGATTTCTGCCAAAGTGTTGATTCTCATGTCCAGAATCTCACACATTTCAATTGGAATGTGATCGATATG GTGCTTTTTCCTATGTACTCCAGACGACATTATTACCTTATTAGTTTTGGACTGAAGACTGGAAAAATGGACATAATTGACAGCTGCCCCCCATCCAATGGATTGAAAGATCGTAGCAAGTATGGTGACGACATTGAGTTACTG caatatttttttagttcatATCTTGAGGGTAAGAAACATAAAATGCTAGCAAAAATAATCAAAGGGTGCGAAATTCGGATCATAAATATGCTGTGGCAAGGTACCGGAGGCAAGGATGATGATGCTATATTCTTAATGCGGCACATGGAAACATATATGGGCCAAAAGGTGAAGGATTGGCATATGGGGCTTGCAAACATATCTATGAAGAATCTGCAGAATATGCGCGGTAAATACTGCAAGGCTTTGCTGACGACAGACTTCAATTACCATTCTGTTGACATTAAGGATTGTGTGAAGAAATATTTCAAGGATAATAAAGAGAAGAGGACCAAGATAGTTAAGTTTAAGGCAGATTTGATGTGCAAGAAGCCTAAGCGAAAgttgatttaa
- the LOC121782214 gene encoding uncharacterized protein LOC121782214 isoform X1 — protein sequence MQVLKDTPVEIRSSDYFKMMWDMMRRAFGIADTTIEQNTNPVGTLTQSMSQEECHGSQWSETLDALLKGAQELLDKRHEFPSFSLGMGFTQDLYARADVGGGNGGLGAVNEVLIHEKHKTDDVVIDAMGGWSDIDIEEHHLLVASLADYECNMEPDMTVGNNGAEVIAKGVANHTPSTMAGGVHTIPKVNKSDDISLDESWCHEKGTSVEIANAIKLTNSIVQDIARELEHDHTDSIICSEHQQALIVEKGKEKAHGPTLEVSEYQDRHQTTDKIAIEAPPISEELVRGVQKRATKRKGPALCSPYNERAVPITIKLSSEERDMYYWLVWTQGENDNMEVYFDDIVLLTKIQMLSMKPHSHVFEKVVDAWSSYLNNMEFYRAPSSPSRVFMTTFPCLHSFLNHTRDWDRTAGFHDFCQSVDSHVQNLTHFNWNVIDMVLFPMYSRRHYYLISFGLKTGKMDIIDSCPPSNGLKDRSKYGDDIELLQYFFSSYLEGKKHKMLAKIIKGCEIRIINMLWQGTGGKDDDAIFLMRHMETYMGQKVKDWHMGLANISMKNLQNMRGKYCKALLTTDFNYHSVDIKDCVKKYFKDNKEKRTKIVKFKADLMCKKPKRKLI from the exons ATGCAAGTACTGAAGGATACTCCTGTAGAAATACGAAGTTCAGACTATTTCAAAATGATGTGGGACATGATGAGGAGGGCATTCGGTATAGCTGATACCACAATTGAACAAAACACAAATCCAGTGGGCACCCTCACACAATCAATGTCACAGGAAGAGTGTCATGGTAGTCAATGGTCCGAGACATTGGATGCGCTCTTGAAGGGGGCTCAGGAGTTGTTAGACAAAAGACATGAGTTCCCAAGTTTTAGTTTGGGCATGGGGTTCACACAA GATTTATATGCCAGAGCTGACGTTGGTGGTGGCAATGGAGGCCTCGGGGCTGTAAACGAAGTTCTTATTCATGAGAAAcacaaaactgatgacgtggtaATAGATGCAATG GGGGGATGGTCTGACATTGACATTGAAGAGCATCACCTACTTGTTGCAAGCCTAGCTGACTAT GAATGTAATATGGAACCGGATATGACTGTTGGGAACAATGGTGCTGAGGTCATCGCAAAAGGTGTTGCAAATCATACTCCAAGTACAATGGCTGGTGGTGTGCATACTATACCAAAAGTGAATAAATCGGACGACATAAGCTTG GACGAGTCTTGGTGTCATGAGAAGGGAACAAGTGTTGAGATTGCCAACGCAATTAAATTGACAAATTCAATTGTCCAGGACATAGCAAGAGAG CTCGAGCACGACCACACAGACTCGATTATATGTTCGGAACATCAACAGGCTTTGATTGTCGAGAAAGGGAAAGAAAAGGCACATGGACCAACTTTGGAAGTATCAGAATATCAAGATAGACACCAGACAACAGACAAGATTGCAATTGAG GCGCCTCCAATATCTGAAGAGCTGGTGCGAGGGGTTCAGAAGCGTGCTACGAAGCGTAAGGGTCCAGCTTTGTGCTCACCTTACAATGAAAGGGCTGTACCGATTACGATAAAACTGAGTAGCGAAGAAAGAGACATGTACTACTGGTTGGTGTGGACTCAAGGAGAAAATGA CAACATGGAGGTTTACTTCGACGACATCGTCCTACTAACAAAGATACAGATGCTCTCAATGAAACCTCATAGCCATGTTTTTGAGAAGGTGGTTGACGCCTGGTCGTCATACTTGAATAACATGGAATTTTATCGAGCACCGTCGTCACCGTCACGGGTGTTCATGACCACTTTCCCATGT TTGCACAGTTTCCTGAATCATACTCGCGATTGGGATCGTACTGCTGGATTTCATGATTTCTGCCAAAGTGTTGATTCTCATGTCCAGAATCTCACACATTTCAATTGGAATGTGATCGATATG GTGCTTTTTCCTATGTACTCCAGACGACATTATTACCTTATTAGTTTTGGACTGAAGACTGGAAAAATGGACATAATTGACAGCTGCCCCCCATCCAATGGATTGAAAGATCGTAGCAAGTATGGTGACGACATTGAGTTACTG caatatttttttagttcatATCTTGAGGGTAAGAAACATAAAATGCTAGCAAAAATAATCAAAGGGTGCGAAATTCGGATCATAAATATGCTGTGGCAAGGTACCGGAGGCAAGGATGATGATGCTATATTCTTAATGCGGCACATGGAAACATATATGGGCCAAAAGGTGAAGGATTGGCATATGGGGCTTGCAAACATATCTATGAAGAATCTGCAGAATATGCGCGGTAAATACTGCAAGGCTTTGCTGACGACAGACTTCAATTACCATTCTGTTGACATTAAGGATTGTGTGAAGAAATATTTCAAGGATAATAAAGAGAAGAGGACCAAGATAGTTAAGTTTAAGGCAGATTTGATGTGCAAGAAGCCTAAGCGAAAgttgatttaa